A genomic region of Antennarius striatus isolate MH-2024 chromosome 4, ASM4005453v1, whole genome shotgun sequence contains the following coding sequences:
- the ric8b gene encoding synembryn-B isoform X2: MDLGNILTQLEIANEEEICELLKQYNEENSHTFAFDQKEETLRSKLCRSVLTVLGRQVQPICKKTCLETLRILSRDKRVLAPVATREGITILGGMAKLCTEEEVGDKEDSKEAAVLMEAERLVVVEALKCLCNVVYNSPAAQQVCVDVQLAHGLCASLRTSHTWHHEVGLFTLRLLFLLSALRPDVRGVLRKEHDGVRLLSEVLEHILDVQWVGTYETTCPDPQALPVPAEDNERVMEALKAMFNLTLSYNGDEEDDHQFRIIAAILRHLLMLKTETEEKTEEAHSHAVNLLNNLPVSCLDVLIDVPVQGGQEKYDGKNMDVIQALLDFMEKRINKGSNYKEGLTPVLSLLTEGSRHHREIRRYIKAQVLPPRKDVKIRPEIGTTIKNKLVRLMTHVDLGVKQAAAEFLFVLCKERVDNLLKYTGYGNAAGLLVYRGLHEGGRGDTQYSDDEDSDTEEYKCAKPFINPITGHVEEPMPNPMEEMTEEQKEYEAQKLINMLDKLSRQNVIRPMGVRPDGTLAPLEETLCDAPEEISASDSD; the protein is encoded by the exons ATGGATTTAGGTAATATCTTGACACAGCTTGAAATTGCGAACGAAGAGGAAATCTGTGAGCTTCTGAAGCAGTATAATGAAGAG AATAGTCATACCTTCGCTTTTGATCAAAAGGAAGAAACCCTACGGAGC AAACTGTGTCGGAGTGTGTTGACGGTACTTGGGAGGCAGGTGCAGCCCATCTGTAAGAAGACATGTTTGGAGACACTACGCATCCTGTCCAGAGACAAACGTGTGCTAGCACCTGTAGCCACCAGGGAAGGCATAACGATCCTGGGAGGGATGGCAAAGTTGTGTACTGAAGAGGAAGTGGGTGACAAAGAAGATTCTAAGGAAGCTGCTGTGTTAATGGAGGCAGAGCGATTGGTGGTCGTGGAGGCCCTGAAGTGCCTTTGCAACGTGGTGTACAACAGTCCTGCTGCCCAGCAGGTTTGTGTAGATGTACAGCTGGCTCATGGCCTGTGTGCTAGCCTGCGTACCAGCCACACATGGCACCATGAGGTAGGCCTGTTCACACTGCGCCTTCTTTTCCTGCTGTCTGCCCTGAGACCTGATGTGAGAGGGGTCTTGAGGAAAGAACATGATGGGGTGAGACTCCTGTCGGAGGTGCTGGAGCATATTCTGGATGTGCAGTGGGTCGGGACCTATGAGACTACCTGTCCAGATCCGCAGGCCTTGCCCGTTCCTGCAGAAGACAATGAAAGAGTGATGGAAGCACTCAAAGCCATGTTCAACCTCACACTGTCTTATAATGGTGATGAG GAGGATGACCACCAGTTCCGAATAATAGCTGCTATCCTTCGGCATCTTCTGATGTTGAAAACTGAGACAgaggagaaaacagaagaagcaCACAG tCATGCTGTAAACCTGCTGAATAACCTGCCTGTGTCCTGCCTGGACGTCCTCATTGATGTGCCTGTCCAGGGAGGACAAGAAAAATATGATGGGAAAAACATGGATGTGATCCAGGCATTGCTAGATTTTATGGAGAAAAGGATCAACAAG GGCTCCAACTACAAAGAGGGTTTGACTCCAGTGCTCAGCCTTTTGACTGAAGGATCCAGGCATCACAGGGAGATCCGCAGATACATCAAAGCTCAG GTACTTCCTCCACGAAAAGATGTGAAAATCAGGCCAGAGATCGGCACAACCATCAAAAACAAGCTGGTCCGCCTTATGACACACGTCGATTTGGGTGTAAAGCAGGCAGCTGCAGAATTTCTCTTTGTCCTCTGCAAAGAAAGAG TCGACAACCTGTTAAAGTACACTGGATATGGAAATGCAGCTGGACTGCTGGTGTATCGAGGACTTCACGAAGGAGGAAGAGGCGACACTCAGTACTCCGATGATGAAGACTCAGATACAGAAGAATACAAATGTGCAAAACCTTT CATTAACCCCATTACTGGACATGTGGAGGAGCCGATGCCGAATCCAATGGAAGAGATGACAGAAGAACAAAAGGAGTACGAAGCCCAGAAACTCATTAATATGTTGGACAAGTTGTCAAG GCAGAACGTGATCCGGCCGATGGGGGTGAGGCCAGACGGGACGTTGGCTCCACTGGAGGAAACTCTCTGTGACGCCCCAGAGGAAATCTCTGCATCAGACTCTGACTAG
- the ric8b gene encoding synembryn-B isoform X1, with translation MDLGNILTQLEIANEEEICELLKQYNEENSHTFAFDQKEETLRSKLCRSVLTVLGRQVQPICKKTCLETLRILSRDKRVLAPVATREGITILGGMAKLCTEEEVGDKEDSKEAAVLMEAERLVVVEALKCLCNVVYNSPAAQQVCVDVQLAHGLCASLRTSHTWHHEVGLFTLRLLFLLSALRPDVRGVLRKEHDGVRLLSEVLEHILDVQWVGTYETTCPDPQALPVPAEDNERVMEALKAMFNLTLSYNGDEEDDHQFRIIAAILRHLLMLKTETEEKTEEAHSHAVNLLNNLPVSCLDVLIDVPVQGGQEKYDGKNMDVIQALLDFMEKRINKQGSNYKEGLTPVLSLLTEGSRHHREIRRYIKAQVLPPRKDVKIRPEIGTTIKNKLVRLMTHVDLGVKQAAAEFLFVLCKERVDNLLKYTGYGNAAGLLVYRGLHEGGRGDTQYSDDEDSDTEEYKCAKPFINPITGHVEEPMPNPMEEMTEEQKEYEAQKLINMLDKLSRQNVIRPMGVRPDGTLAPLEETLCDAPEEISASDSD, from the exons ATGGATTTAGGTAATATCTTGACACAGCTTGAAATTGCGAACGAAGAGGAAATCTGTGAGCTTCTGAAGCAGTATAATGAAGAG AATAGTCATACCTTCGCTTTTGATCAAAAGGAAGAAACCCTACGGAGC AAACTGTGTCGGAGTGTGTTGACGGTACTTGGGAGGCAGGTGCAGCCCATCTGTAAGAAGACATGTTTGGAGACACTACGCATCCTGTCCAGAGACAAACGTGTGCTAGCACCTGTAGCCACCAGGGAAGGCATAACGATCCTGGGAGGGATGGCAAAGTTGTGTACTGAAGAGGAAGTGGGTGACAAAGAAGATTCTAAGGAAGCTGCTGTGTTAATGGAGGCAGAGCGATTGGTGGTCGTGGAGGCCCTGAAGTGCCTTTGCAACGTGGTGTACAACAGTCCTGCTGCCCAGCAGGTTTGTGTAGATGTACAGCTGGCTCATGGCCTGTGTGCTAGCCTGCGTACCAGCCACACATGGCACCATGAGGTAGGCCTGTTCACACTGCGCCTTCTTTTCCTGCTGTCTGCCCTGAGACCTGATGTGAGAGGGGTCTTGAGGAAAGAACATGATGGGGTGAGACTCCTGTCGGAGGTGCTGGAGCATATTCTGGATGTGCAGTGGGTCGGGACCTATGAGACTACCTGTCCAGATCCGCAGGCCTTGCCCGTTCCTGCAGAAGACAATGAAAGAGTGATGGAAGCACTCAAAGCCATGTTCAACCTCACACTGTCTTATAATGGTGATGAG GAGGATGACCACCAGTTCCGAATAATAGCTGCTATCCTTCGGCATCTTCTGATGTTGAAAACTGAGACAgaggagaaaacagaagaagcaCACAG tCATGCTGTAAACCTGCTGAATAACCTGCCTGTGTCCTGCCTGGACGTCCTCATTGATGTGCCTGTCCAGGGAGGACAAGAAAAATATGATGGGAAAAACATGGATGTGATCCAGGCATTGCTAGATTTTATGGAGAAAAGGATCAACAAG CAGGGCTCCAACTACAAAGAGGGTTTGACTCCAGTGCTCAGCCTTTTGACTGAAGGATCCAGGCATCACAGGGAGATCCGCAGATACATCAAAGCTCAG GTACTTCCTCCACGAAAAGATGTGAAAATCAGGCCAGAGATCGGCACAACCATCAAAAACAAGCTGGTCCGCCTTATGACACACGTCGATTTGGGTGTAAAGCAGGCAGCTGCAGAATTTCTCTTTGTCCTCTGCAAAGAAAGAG TCGACAACCTGTTAAAGTACACTGGATATGGAAATGCAGCTGGACTGCTGGTGTATCGAGGACTTCACGAAGGAGGAAGAGGCGACACTCAGTACTCCGATGATGAAGACTCAGATACAGAAGAATACAAATGTGCAAAACCTTT CATTAACCCCATTACTGGACATGTGGAGGAGCCGATGCCGAATCCAATGGAAGAGATGACAGAAGAACAAAAGGAGTACGAAGCCCAGAAACTCATTAATATGTTGGACAAGTTGTCAAG GCAGAACGTGATCCGGCCGATGGGGGTGAGGCCAGACGGGACGTTGGCTCCACTGGAGGAAACTCTCTGTGACGCCCCAGAGGAAATCTCTGCATCAGACTCTGACTAG